A region from the Brachyspira pilosicoli genome encodes:
- a CDS encoding ABC-F family ATP-binding cassette domain-containing protein has product MAKSIINIVNISKRFIDRVLLDDVNLLIEEKSKIGMIGRNGAGKTTLLKILMGIEEADDGEIIFSDDVRIGYLRQQGDFDESEKVIDYLVRVSGKESWKCSKIASRFGIDHIKVNYNIGSLSSGYRMRVKLAEMMLEEPNFLILDEPSNFLDLNTLIDLENFLMDYNGGFLIVSHDREFLKTTCDKTVEIEKGKLTYFPGNIEDYFEYKEEKEYTIKKYNKNVEERKAHLERFVERFRYKASKAKAVQSRIKQIEKLKTIEINHPAKSVRIRLPEVESKKGFAIISDDLSVGYGEKVVATSRRMEIPRGSRVAVLGENGEGKTTFLRTIAGRLKPVSGSYNYSYGIKLAYFGEDTYKNITANDNVLSYLKKNAKQGLLTQELLTLLGSFLFSGEDVNKDVKVLSGGEMARLSLLCAITQCADVLILDEPTNHLDFETVEALANSLRDYGGTIFFTSHDRTFASLLADTIIEVKDKKLSLYNGDYEAYVYKVRLEALEEEERELEYQEANNSKEANIAEKNNSNYEERKKIRNRLSKAESMLKKYEKEIEDYKKEEIDILKFFEKDYNDDKSKRLLEVKKLIEEKENDWLLINEEIDSIKAMLE; this is encoded by the coding sequence ATGGCTAAGAGTATTATAAATATAGTTAATATATCAAAAAGATTTATAGACAGAGTTTTGCTTGATGATGTTAATTTGCTTATAGAAGAGAAATCTAAAATAGGTATGATAGGCAGAAATGGAGCAGGCAAGACCACTCTTTTAAAAATTCTTATGGGTATTGAAGAGGCAGATGATGGAGAAATAATATTTTCAGATGATGTGAGGATTGGTTATCTTCGTCAGCAGGGGGATTTTGATGAGAGCGAAAAGGTTATAGATTATCTTGTAAGGGTTAGCGGTAAGGAATCTTGGAAATGTTCTAAGATAGCGAGCAGATTTGGAATTGACCATATAAAAGTAAATTATAATATAGGAAGTTTATCGAGCGGTTATAGAATGAGAGTGAAGCTTGCTGAAATGATGCTTGAGGAGCCTAATTTTTTAATACTTGATGAACCATCAAACTTTTTAGATTTAAATACATTAATAGATTTAGAAAATTTTTTAATGGATTATAACGGAGGTTTTTTAATAGTTTCTCACGATAGGGAGTTTTTAAAAACAACTTGCGATAAGACTGTTGAAATAGAAAAAGGCAAACTTACTTATTTTCCAGGCAATATAGAAGATTATTTTGAATATAAAGAAGAGAAAGAATATACAATAAAAAAATATAATAAGAATGTAGAAGAGAGAAAGGCACATTTAGAGAGATTTGTTGAAAGGTTTAGATATAAGGCATCAAAAGCAAAAGCAGTTCAATCTCGTATAAAACAAATAGAGAAATTAAAAACTATAGAGATTAATCACCCAGCAAAGAGTGTAAGAATAAGGCTGCCTGAAGTTGAATCTAAAAAAGGATTTGCCATTATATCTGATGATTTATCTGTGGGCTATGGTGAAAAGGTGGTAGCTACAAGCAGGAGAATGGAGATACCGAGAGGAAGCAGAGTTGCTGTGCTTGGAGAGAACGGAGAAGGTAAAACCACTTTTTTAAGAACTATAGCAGGAAGGCTTAAGCCTGTATCTGGAAGCTATAATTATTCTTATGGTATAAAGCTCGCTTATTTTGGAGAGGATACTTACAAAAACATCACTGCAAATGATAATGTACTTTCCTATTTAAAAAAGAATGCTAAACAAGGACTTCTAACTCAAGAGCTTTTAACACTTTTAGGAAGTTTTTTATTTTCTGGAGAAGATGTTAATAAAGATGTTAAGGTGTTAAGCGGAGGCGAGATGGCAAGGTTGTCTTTGCTTTGTGCTATTACACAATGTGCAGATGTACTTATATTAGATGAGCCTACTAACCATTTAGATTTTGAAACTGTTGAGGCACTTGCTAATTCTTTGCGTGATTATGGCGGCACTATATTTTTTACTTCGCACGATAGAACTTTTGCAAGTCTTCTTGCTGATACCATAATAGAAGTTAAAGACAAAAAACTTTCTCTATATAATGGCGATTATGAGGCTTATGTTTATAAGGTTCGTTTGGAGGCATTGGAAGAAGAAGAGAGAGAGTTAGAATATCAAGAAGCTAATAACAGTAAAGAAGCAAATATTGCAGAAAAAAATAATAGCAATTACGAAGAGCGAAAAAAGATTAGAAATAGGCTTTCTAAGGCTGAATCTATGTTAAAAAAATATGAGAAGGAAATAGAAGATTATAAGAAAGAAGAAATTGATATATTAAAGTTTTTTGAAAAAGATTATAATGATGATAAGAGCAAAAGGTTATTAGAGGTTAAAAAATTAATAGAAGAAAAAGAAAATGATTGGCTTTTAATCAATGAAGAGATTGATAGTATAAAGGCTATGTTGGAATAA
- a CDS encoding amidohydrolase, which yields MRIFKNAKIYSMDKNDSIYEAVAVDNGVIVFAGSNEEVLKKYKDATDIIDLEGKTVIPGFNDSNVNFVIYARFNTMLDLGNCKSIKEVIEIAKKAEKYDNWLIGRGWNQDYFEEKRMLNKHDLDEISNEYPVAFRRCCGEMIVANSKALEICGITESMQSDTIDFENGLISSKSMSLILSKIKSLEMDQLKEIILDTQEEFFKMGITSVQADDLRGLTDFDYKKVIDAYQKLHREKKLKIRVCEQAEFINKEDIDDFRQYYYYQYINDNRFKVARIKLVIDGGIGSRTALLREDYNDAQGVRGVSQYKQDELDELVRYANSLDYSVIIQATGDGAIEMALNSIEKIKDTKDFKYRRNGLINCQITDKKLLERIKELNVCIYYHPIFLNYDMHIVEERVGEERAKTSYAYKTAMDMGINIGFGTAGPAGGINIMEGIHCAVNREDLNGWPEGGWMPEEKLTVKEAVYLYTMGSAYLSSEDKLKGSIKEDKLADFIVLDRDIFEVDKKEIKDIKVLKTIIDGDIVYSSDN from the coding sequence ATGAGAATTTTTAAAAATGCTAAAATATATTCTATGGATAAAAATGATAGCATTTATGAAGCTGTTGCTGTTGATAATGGAGTTATAGTTTTTGCAGGAAGCAATGAAGAGGTATTAAAAAAATATAAAGATGCCACTGATATAATAGATTTAGAAGGAAAAACAGTGATACCTGGATTTAATGATAGTAATGTTAATTTTGTAATTTATGCACGTTTTAATACTATGTTAGATTTAGGTAATTGCAAATCTATAAAAGAGGTTATTGAGATTGCTAAGAAGGCTGAGAAGTATGATAATTGGCTTATAGGAAGAGGCTGGAATCAGGATTATTTTGAAGAGAAGAGAATGCTTAATAAACATGACTTAGATGAAATATCCAACGAATATCCTGTTGCTTTTAGAAGATGCTGCGGAGAGATGATAGTGGCAAATAGTAAGGCTCTTGAAATTTGCGGAATTACAGAGAGTATGCAATCTGATACTATAGATTTTGAGAATGGTCTTATCTCTTCTAAATCTATGAGTTTAATATTGTCAAAAATAAAATCTCTTGAGATGGATCAATTAAAAGAGATAATATTAGATACACAAGAAGAGTTTTTTAAGATGGGTATTACATCTGTACAGGCTGATGATTTAAGGGGGCTTACTGATTTTGATTATAAAAAGGTAATAGATGCTTATCAAAAACTTCATAGAGAAAAAAAATTAAAGATAAGAGTATGTGAACAGGCAGAGTTTATTAACAAAGAAGATATAGATGATTTTAGGCAATACTATTACTACCAATATATTAATGATAACAGATTTAAAGTAGCACGTATAAAACTTGTTATAGATGGCGGTATAGGTTCAAGAACCGCTTTACTTAGAGAAGATTATAATGATGCTCAAGGTGTTAGAGGGGTGAGCCAGTACAAACAAGATGAGCTTGATGAGTTGGTAAGATATGCAAATAGTTTAGATTATTCTGTTATTATACAGGCCACTGGGGACGGTGCTATAGAGATGGCATTAAACTCAATAGAGAAAATTAAAGATACTAAAGATTTTAAATATAGAAGAAACGGTTTAATAAATTGTCAGATAACAGATAAAAAATTATTAGAGAGAATAAAAGAGTTAAATGTTTGTATATATTATCATCCTATATTTTTGAATTATGATATGCATATAGTTGAAGAGCGTGTTGGCGAGGAGAGGGCTAAAACAAGTTATGCTTACAAAACCGCTATGGATATGGGGATTAATATAGGTTTTGGTACTGCTGGTCCTGCTGGCGGAATTAATATAATGGAAGGTATTCACTGTGCTGTTAATAGAGAAGATTTAAATGGTTGGCCAGAAGGCGGTTGGATGCCTGAAGAGAAACTTACTGTTAAAGAGGCTGTTTATTTATATACTATGGGAAGTGCCTATTTGTCTTCTGAAGATAAACTTAAAGGAAGTATAAAAGAAGATAAATTAGCAGATTTCATTGTATTAGATAGAGATATTTTTGAAGTTGATAAAAAAGAAATAAAAGATATTAAAGTATTAAAAACTATCATTGATGGGGATATTGTATATAGCAGTGATAATTGA